From the genome of Gracilinanus agilis isolate LMUSP501 chromosome 2, AgileGrace, whole genome shotgun sequence, one region includes:
- the AHCY gene encoding adenosylhomocysteinase gives MSDKLPYKVADISLATWGRKALDIAENEMPGLMKLREMYSSSKPLKGARIAGCLHMTVETAVLIETLVALGAEVQWSSCNIFSTQDHAAAAIAKTGIPVYAWKGETDEEYLWCIEQTLYFKDGQPLNMILDDGGDLTNLVHTKYPELLKGIKGISEETTTGVHNLYKMKTNGILKVPAINVNDSVTKSKFDNLYGCRESLIDGIKRATDVMIAGKVAVVAGYGDVGKGCAQALRGFGARVIVTEIDPINALQASMEGYEVTTMDEACKEGNIFVTTTGCIDIILGRHFEQMKDDAIVCNIGHFDVEIDVKWLNQNSVEKVTVKPQVDRYKLKNGRRIILLAEGRLVNLGCAMGHPSFVMSNSFSNQVLAQIELWTNPNKYPVGVHFLPKKLDEAVAEAHLSKLNVKLTKLTEKQSQYLGLPIEGPFKPDHYRY, from the exons ATGTCCGACAAATTGCCCTACAAAGTCG CTGATATCAGCCTGGCCACCTGGGGACGCAAGGCCCTGGACATAGCAGAGAATGAGATGCCCGGCCTGATGAAACTTCGAGAGATGTACTCGAGCTCCAAGCCACTGAAGGGTGCCCGGATTGCTGGCTGCCTCCACATGACCGTAGAGACAGCTGTCCTCATTGAGACACTGGTGGCCCTGGGAGCTGAG GTACAATGGTCCAGTTGCAACATTTTCTCTACCCAGGACCATGCAGCAGCTGCCATTGCCAAGACTGGGATTCCTG TGTACGCTtggaagggagagacagatgAGGAATATCTCTGGTGCATCGAGCAGACCCTCTATTTCAAGGATGGGCAGCCACTCAACATGATCCTGGATGATGGTGGGGACCTCACCAACCTTGTTCACACCAAATACCCCGAGCTCCTGAAGG GCATCAAAGGCATCTCAGAGGAGACCACCACAGGCGTACACAATCTATACAAGATGAAGACAAATGGAATTCTGAAAGTGCCTGCCATCAATGTGAATGATTCTGTTACCAAG AGCAAATTTGACAACCTGTATGGCTGCCGTGAGTCCCTCATTGATGGTATCAAACGAGCCACAGATGTGATGATTGCAGGCAAGGTGGCCGTGGTGGCAGGCTATGGTGATGTGGGCAAAGGCTGTGCTCAGGCCCTTCGGGGCTTTGGTGCCCGAGTCATTGTCACAGAGATAGACCCCATCAATGCACTACAAGCCTCTATGGAGG GTTATGAGGTGACCACCATGGATGAGGCCTGCAAAGAGGGAAACATCTTTGTCACCACCACCGGATGCATAGACATCATCTTGGGCAG GCACTTTGAACAAATGAAAGACGACGCAATAGTGTGTAACATTGGACACTTTGATGTGGAAATAGATGTAAAGTGGCTGAATCAAAATTCGGTGGAGAAGGTGACCGTGAAGCCTCAG GTGGATCGCTATAAACTGAAGAATGGACGGCGGATCATCTTGCTGGCAGAGGGCCGGCTAGTCAACTTGGGCTGTGCTATGGGCCATCCCAGCTTTGTCATGAGCAATTCCTTCAGCAACCAGGTGTTGGCCCAGATTGAGCTGTGGACTAACCCAAACAAATACCCTGTGGGAGTGCACTTCCTCCCCAAGAAG